One window of Aminivibrio sp. genomic DNA carries:
- a CDS encoding YvrJ family protein, which translates to MEDFMSTVVQNGFSVAVAAFLLVRMERRLEELSLAIRDLHAAIISGRTLSS; encoded by the coding sequence ATGGAGGATTTTATGTCCACGGTGGTGCAGAACGGGTTCTCCGTGGCGGTGGCGGCCTTTCTGCTGGTACGCATGGAACGCCGTCTGGAGGAGCTGTCCCTGGCCATCCGGGATTTGCATGCGGCCATAATTTCTGGGAGAACACTGTCGTCCTGA
- a CDS encoding glycosyltransferase family 4 protein — protein sequence MTLLSLVFFSGLALLSCIGTKLYINYARQKAILDIPNERSSHTLPTPRGGGVVFVALFLAVILLCPFFFPREASLWLALSGGGLAVAAIGWIDDRNPLPAWQRLGVHSMAVLWALYHLGGMPSLSMGFASLPLGYIGHVLAFIGGVWMINLYNFMDGIDGLAAGEAALVALAGAFLTTGTPVSVALFALAASVLGFLIWNWSPAKVFMGDAGSGFLGFAFFCFALSTENTNTLPLLTWAVLVSVFAVDATLTLVMRARRRKRLSEAHRDHLYQQFIKAGYPHAAVTGAIFLVTLLLSAAVWRFRPFPLLLFAGVYVALIMTWKLLYGKISAKLRSMEVTK from the coding sequence ATGACCCTTCTTTCTCTCGTGTTTTTTTCCGGTTTGGCTCTCCTCTCCTGCATTGGAACAAAACTCTACATCAACTACGCACGGCAAAAGGCCATTCTGGACATCCCCAACGAGCGCAGCTCCCACACTCTCCCCACCCCACGGGGCGGAGGCGTGGTCTTCGTCGCTCTTTTTCTTGCCGTTATCCTCCTGTGCCCCTTCTTTTTCCCGAGGGAAGCATCCCTCTGGCTCGCCCTCTCCGGAGGGGGCCTGGCCGTCGCCGCCATCGGGTGGATTGACGACAGGAACCCCCTCCCCGCCTGGCAGCGCCTCGGCGTCCACAGCATGGCTGTACTCTGGGCCCTGTATCACCTTGGAGGCATGCCCTCCCTCTCGATGGGATTTGCCTCCCTGCCCTTGGGCTATATCGGGCACGTTCTCGCATTTATCGGCGGCGTATGGATGATCAACCTGTACAACTTCATGGATGGTATCGACGGCCTCGCTGCGGGTGAAGCGGCCCTCGTCGCATTGGCAGGCGCCTTTCTCACAACGGGTACCCCCGTCTCAGTCGCCCTCTTCGCCCTGGCTGCCTCGGTGCTTGGCTTTCTAATCTGGAACTGGTCGCCCGCAAAGGTCTTCATGGGCGATGCCGGCAGCGGATTCCTGGGTTTCGCCTTCTTCTGCTTCGCCCTCTCCACCGAGAACACAAATACTTTGCCGCTCCTCACCTGGGCCGTACTCGTTTCCGTCTTTGCCGTGGATGCCACCCTCACCCTGGTCATGCGCGCAAGAAGGCGAAAGCGCCTGTCGGAAGCCCATCGGGATCACCTGTACCAGCAGTTCATCAAGGCGGGGTATCCCCATGCAGCCGTAACAGGAGCAATTTTTCTTGTAACACTTCTTCTTTCGGCTGCTGTATGGCGCTTCAGGCCATTTCCCCTCCTGCTCTTTGCCGGAGTATATGTTGCCCTTATAATGACGTGGAAACTGCTCTACGGAAAAATCTCCGCAAAACTGCGATCAATGGAAGTGACGAAATGA
- a CDS encoding Wzz/FepE/Etk N-terminal domain-containing protein, whose amino-acid sequence MTEIQQPADPRIPCGDEDEIDLLDLLIVFARNKFFIFGTAFLFALTAAGATFFMTPAYKAETIFLPATMNEDQRNPASFVVQVTKSTPVLSRIAETHSLQKIWQSESLMKTIKALNESISLKTDKDSSLITMTVEVSDPVLAADMANSIVEETQKQLFVLHQGQMEQVRRQKKLLETEIRELQEKFAAGENALSRLVDSSSLTAEEKKELSGGKRLEEGISPDTIKKFPNGGASYIEALRNLKTQEELYFAVLAQYSKVLEQEKAEPISLQILEKASVPEQRSRPRRTLIVVMACFLGGFIGIFGAFIREFARNAKNDPARKAKLEELSAAIKLFGTRKG is encoded by the coding sequence ATGACCGAAATCCAGCAGCCTGCCGATCCCCGAATTCCCTGCGGGGATGAAGACGAAATCGACCTTCTCGACCTGCTCATCGTTTTTGCCCGGAACAAATTCTTCATCTTCGGCACGGCTTTCCTTTTTGCCCTCACGGCCGCCGGAGCGACCTTTTTCATGACACCAGCCTACAAGGCTGAAACCATCTTTCTTCCGGCCACGATGAACGAAGATCAGCGAAATCCAGCAAGCTTCGTCGTCCAGGTTACGAAGAGCACCCCGGTCCTCTCCAGGATCGCTGAAACCCACAGCCTCCAGAAAATCTGGCAGTCCGAATCTCTGATGAAGACAATCAAAGCCCTGAATGAGTCCATATCCCTAAAGACGGACAAAGACTCCTCCCTCATCACCATGACCGTGGAGGTATCGGACCCCGTTCTCGCCGCCGACATGGCCAATTCAATCGTCGAAGAAACACAAAAACAACTTTTCGTACTCCATCAGGGGCAGATGGAGCAGGTGCGCCGGCAGAAAAAACTCCTTGAAACGGAAATCAGGGAGCTCCAGGAAAAATTCGCCGCCGGGGAGAACGCCCTGAGCCGACTTGTAGACTCCTCCTCCCTGACCGCAGAAGAAAAAAAGGAATTGTCCGGCGGCAAGAGACTCGAGGAAGGGATATCCCCTGACACAATCAAAAAATTCCCGAATGGAGGAGCTTCATACATCGAAGCCCTGAGAAACCTGAAAACCCAGGAAGAGCTCTATTTCGCCGTTCTGGCCCAGTACAGCAAGGTGCTCGAACAGGAAAAGGCGGAGCCCATCTCCCTCCAGATTCTTGAAAAGGCATCGGTGCCCGAGCAGCGCAGCAGACCCCGCAGAACCCTCATTGTGGTGATGGCCTGCTTCCTTGGCGGGTTTATCGGCATCTTCGGCGCCTTTATCCGCGAATTCGCCCGGAACGCGAAAAACGACCCTGCCCGCAAGGCAAAACTGGAGGAACTCTCGGCAGCCATAAAGCTCTTCGGTACCCGGAAGGGCTAA
- a CDS encoding DUF1659 domain-containing protein produces MAVYSPLKSSVVLRLNTGTGGDGKMIVRSVTMSRIRPAVDATSLKSATDALGSLFDYPVLAVEKVGTDSVEAA; encoded by the coding sequence ATGGCAGTGTATTCGCCTTTGAAGAGTTCCGTAGTGCTTCGCCTCAATACCGGCACCGGCGGCGACGGCAAGATGATCGTCCGGTCCGTGACCATGAGCCGGATCCGTCCGGCGGTGGATGCCACGTCGCTGAAGTCGGCGACGGACGCCCTTGGTTCCCTTTTTGATTATCCGGTGCTGGCAGTGGAGAAAGTGGGCACCGATTCCGTGGAAGCCGCCTAG
- a CDS encoding NAD-dependent epimerase/dehydratase family protein, whose product MRRILVTGAAGYIGRNLCSHLLKNGYEVTGSLLNQKDAELLPEGVKPVVTGAISGETDWSKSLEGVDGVVHLAAIVHKKETQDKKTEDLFRRTNTDATAALAKQALANGVRSFVFLSTVAVYGVNKTTEPLTVNSPVNPTTYYGKSKWEAEQKLSALFEKADASLTIFRPTMVYGPKAPGNFARLTKLVRMGIPLPLGSVNNKRYFVFIEKLDSLILEGLERDKPGINVHFACDDEPLSTKELIQLAALWEKRKARIFSFPPSLLRFCLSGVGKKEEWDKMGEDYLIEIYAN is encoded by the coding sequence ATGAGAAGAATTCTTGTGACGGGAGCCGCAGGGTATATCGGCAGGAACCTGTGTTCTCACCTTCTGAAAAACGGGTATGAAGTGACCGGCTCTCTTCTGAACCAAAAGGACGCAGAACTGCTTCCCGAAGGGGTAAAACCTGTTGTGACGGGTGCGATCAGCGGGGAAACCGATTGGTCGAAATCCCTGGAAGGCGTGGACGGAGTGGTCCATCTTGCCGCCATAGTCCACAAAAAGGAGACACAGGATAAAAAAACCGAGGATCTCTTCCGCAGGACAAACACCGATGCGACCGCCGCTTTGGCGAAGCAGGCACTGGCAAACGGTGTCCGCTCCTTTGTCTTTCTGAGCACAGTGGCGGTCTACGGCGTGAACAAAACGACGGAACCATTAACCGTAAACAGCCCCGTCAATCCGACCACATACTACGGGAAATCAAAATGGGAGGCGGAACAAAAGCTCTCGGCTCTCTTTGAAAAGGCAGACGCCTCATTGACCATATTCCGCCCCACAATGGTCTACGGCCCGAAGGCGCCCGGAAATTTCGCGCGTTTGACGAAACTGGTGCGGATGGGTATTCCTCTCCCCTTGGGCAGCGTAAACAATAAAAGATACTTTGTCTTTATTGAAAAACTGGATTCCCTAATATTGGAAGGGCTGGAAAGAGATAAACCGGGCATTAATGTCCACTTCGCCTGCGATGACGAACCGTTGTCAACAAAAGAGCTGATTCAATTGGCTGCTCTGTGGGAAAAGAGAAAAGCTCGAATATTCTCCTTTCCACCCTCGCTCCTCCGTTTTTGCCTTTCAGGTGTAGGAAAAAAAGAGGAGTGGGACAAGATGGGTGAAGATTATCTAATCGAGATTTATGCAAACTAA
- a CDS encoding D-Ala-D-Ala carboxypeptidase family metallohydrolase translates to MAEKSTRLNDLPVAEHFRLREFECPCCHCVRLCPLLVELLEAVRAQWGKPVVISSGYRCPSHNKRVKGAARSLHLEGRAADVLVPFNEQPAVEVFARRAGFTQVIPYGRRNFMHLGIA, encoded by the coding sequence ATGGCAGAAAAATCAACCCGGCTGAATGATCTTCCCGTGGCGGAGCATTTTCGCCTCCGGGAATTCGAATGTCCCTGCTGCCACTGCGTGAGGCTCTGTCCTCTCCTGGTGGAGCTGCTCGAGGCCGTGAGGGCCCAGTGGGGAAAGCCTGTGGTCATCAGCAGCGGATATCGGTGCCCGTCCCACAACAAGCGCGTGAAGGGGGCGGCGCGGAGCCTCCATCTGGAGGGGCGGGCGGCGGATGTGCTGGTTCCGTTCAACGAGCAGCCGGCGGTGGAAGTGTTTGCACGGCGGGCGGGCTTCACTCAGGTGATTCCCTACGGCCGGCGGAATTTCATGCATCTTGGGATAGCCTAA
- a CDS encoding NAD(P)/FAD-dependent oxidoreductase, whose protein sequence is MKQFDIIVIGMGPAGMAVSAMGSAMGLSVLAIEKHKVGGECLNCGCIPSKALLKAGEALHSARNLKRYGLDGELHLNASDPMQVVRDKIHGINDKKFQKAFERATLVSGTAEFLDDRTVQVDGESYTAKKIFIATGTEPFVPPIPGLKDVPDILTNMNMFEIEKMPESLTIIGGGAIGSEMAQAFSRLGTKVAVAHMDPHLVPVGDEEAARVLEDVFAKEGITVYNGAKITGVTVKDGKIVTVTDKGTLTSERILVAAGRKPVLESLRLERAGIEFTKKGITVDSHMRTNRSHIYAVGDCNGQSLLSHAAMHQGMLALMHAMSPFSLSMLKRERYVVPWSVFTEPEIAQVGLTEKEARARGLNIQVMKKDFRAYGRTVADGHPEGFIKIITDGRGRIHGASIVGEAASELIHEWTMAIQYKKRMYHVMMMQHAFPSVSMINKMIAEDWMMEKMKSGWMQKLVKWLK, encoded by the coding sequence GTGAAACAGTTCGACATCATTGTGATAGGCATGGGGCCGGCGGGCATGGCTGTTTCCGCCATGGGGTCGGCCATGGGGCTTTCGGTGCTGGCCATAGAGAAGCATAAAGTCGGCGGGGAGTGCCTGAACTGCGGCTGCATCCCCAGCAAGGCTCTGCTGAAGGCGGGGGAGGCCCTCCATTCCGCACGCAATCTGAAACGATACGGCCTGGACGGGGAGCTTCACCTGAACGCCTCGGATCCCATGCAGGTGGTCCGGGACAAGATCCACGGTATCAACGACAAGAAATTCCAGAAGGCCTTCGAGCGGGCGACACTGGTCAGCGGAACGGCCGAATTCCTGGACGACCGGACGGTCCAGGTGGACGGCGAGAGCTACACCGCAAAGAAGATCTTCATCGCCACCGGAACGGAGCCTTTTGTGCCTCCCATTCCGGGATTGAAGGACGTACCGGACATCCTGACGAACATGAACATGTTCGAGATTGAAAAGATGCCCGAATCCCTGACCATCATCGGCGGGGGAGCCATCGGTTCGGAGATGGCCCAGGCCTTTTCCCGCCTCGGGACGAAGGTGGCCGTCGCCCACATGGACCCCCATCTGGTTCCCGTGGGGGACGAGGAGGCCGCACGGGTGCTGGAGGACGTTTTCGCCAAAGAAGGCATCACGGTGTACAACGGGGCGAAAATCACCGGGGTCACAGTGAAGGACGGGAAAATTGTCACCGTGACGGACAAGGGGACGCTGACCTCGGAGCGGATTCTCGTGGCCGCCGGACGGAAGCCCGTACTCGAGTCCCTCCGCCTGGAACGGGCGGGGATCGAGTTCACGAAGAAGGGCATTACCGTGGACAGCCACATGCGGACGAACAGATCCCACATCTACGCCGTGGGCGACTGCAACGGCCAGAGCCTCCTTTCCCACGCCGCCATGCACCAGGGCATGCTGGCCCTCATGCACGCGATGTCGCCTTTCTCACTGTCCATGCTGAAAAGGGAGCGGTACGTGGTGCCCTGGTCGGTGTTCACCGAGCCGGAGATTGCCCAGGTGGGTTTGACCGAGAAGGAAGCCCGCGCCAGGGGGCTGAACATACAGGTCATGAAGAAGGACTTCCGGGCCTACGGCCGCACCGTGGCGGACGGGCACCCCGAAGGATTCATCAAGATCATCACCGACGGCCGGGGCAGGATCCACGGCGCCTCCATCGTCGGCGAGGCCGCCAGCGAACTCATCCACGAATGGACCATGGCCATCCAGTACAAAAAGCGGATGTACCACGTCATGATGATGCAGCACGCTTTCCCGTCGGTGTCCATGATCAACAAGATGATTGCCGAGGACTGGATGATGGAAAAAATGAAATCCGGCTGGATGCAGAAACTGGTGAAGTGGCTGAAGTAG
- a CDS encoding glycosyltransferase family 2 protein — protein sequence MKISIITVSYNSKLTIRDTILSVLSQTYPNIEYIIIDGASTDGTLAIIEEYRTKIARVISEPDKGIYDAMNKGIRLAKGDFVGILNSDDFLADQNTIKDLVSFLQENPSLDCSYADVIYVQRDHPEKIVRLYSSKNFSPRKVRIGIMIPHAGFYAKRELFERLGYYKLDYRVAADFELMARFLKSGAIFGRYPHVMVKMRNGGISSNGFFWRIHQNFEIVRACKENGIYTNIVFLMLKIPSKLLSYICR from the coding sequence ATGAAAATTTCTATAATAACAGTATCCTATAATAGTAAACTCACTATACGTGACACAATTCTTTCTGTTCTATCGCAGACATATCCTAATATTGAATACATAATCATCGACGGTGCCTCCACAGATGGCACACTTGCGATTATTGAGGAGTACCGCACTAAAATTGCCAGGGTAATCAGTGAGCCGGACAAAGGTATATACGATGCAATGAATAAGGGGATCAGGCTAGCGAAAGGAGACTTCGTAGGTATACTCAATTCTGATGACTTCCTTGCTGATCAAAATACGATAAAAGATTTGGTCTCTTTCTTACAAGAAAATCCTTCATTGGATTGTTCATATGCTGATGTTATCTATGTCCAAAGAGATCATCCGGAAAAGATTGTCCGTCTTTACTCATCGAAGAATTTCTCCCCCCGAAAAGTGCGAATCGGAATCATGATCCCTCATGCTGGTTTCTACGCTAAACGAGAACTTTTCGAGAGGTTGGGCTATTATAAGCTTGATTATCGTGTAGCGGCAGATTTTGAATTGATGGCTCGTTTCTTGAAAAGCGGTGCGATTTTTGGTCGATATCCTCACGTGATGGTGAAAATGCGTAACGGTGGCATCAGCAGTAACGGTTTTTTCTGGAGAATTCATCAGAACTTCGAGATCGTCCGCGCATGCAAGGAAAACGGTATTTACACAAACATTGTTTTTTTGATGTTGAAGATTCCCTCAAAGCTCCTGAGCTACATTTGCCGATAA
- a CDS encoding DUF2922 domain-containing protein: MKFLTDLGKTFVVSLNYAKESISAAEAEAAMDAVIDNDIFDQALVSIAGAELVDRTVTEIL; the protein is encoded by the coding sequence ATGAAGTTTCTGACTGATCTCGGCAAGACCTTCGTGGTGTCCCTGAACTACGCGAAGGAGAGCATCTCCGCCGCCGAGGCGGAGGCGGCCATGGACGCGGTGATCGACAACGATATTTTCGATCAGGCGCTGGTGTCCATTGCCGGTGCGGAGCTTGTGGACCGCACGGTGACGGAGATTCTGTAG
- a CDS encoding nucleoside-diphosphate sugar epimerase/dehydratase — MKICRNSFLIKFAIDLALAAAASWGAFALRLDLPIPKLYQRSEVFYILLSVPIKAAVIFGFNLFRQSWRNIGVRDLTRLGKAVAAFTLLSSTAAFLLSPYYRIPRSIPLIDGMLLLIAWGTARLLVRLFLEGNVRRKGREQNKRVLVIGAGDAGTMIVREMLRHPESGLTPVGYLDDDPGKWNTTFVGYPVFGPVKRLAAVARGQSVDEILIAIPSVMGDTIRSILETVRKTGVPARIIPGIWEVLSGKVSISQIRDVEVEDLLNRDPVRLDLDEIAGYITGRVVLVTGAGGSIGSEIVRQILPFEPRRIILLGRGENSLFQIEQELRSIHHFRTLTTVVADVRNRERLRRVFETHSPRVIFHAAAHKHVPLMEENPEEAILNNVFGTQNLAELALEHAVEVFVNISTDKAVNPTSVMGASKRVAEMIVRSAAENALPGRAFVSVRFGNVLGSRGSVIPTFKEQIRRGGPVTVTHPEMTRYFMTIPEAAQLVLQAGGMKRNGSVFVLDMGQPVKIIDLASDLIRLSGFEPGTDIDIVFSGIRPGEKLFEELLTAEEGTEASRFKKIFVARNNGLPAELPELLEELRQAAEQENGRAIREKLGKLIPHCQVCSEENGK; from the coding sequence ATGAAAATCTGCAGGAATTCCTTCCTGATCAAATTCGCCATCGACCTCGCCCTCGCCGCCGCCGCGTCGTGGGGGGCATTTGCGCTGCGCCTCGACCTTCCGATCCCGAAGCTCTATCAACGGAGCGAAGTCTTCTACATCCTCCTCAGCGTGCCCATCAAGGCAGCGGTAATTTTCGGTTTCAACCTCTTCCGGCAGTCCTGGAGGAACATCGGCGTCCGTGACCTCACCCGCCTCGGCAAGGCCGTCGCCGCCTTCACCCTTCTCTCCTCCACGGCGGCCTTCCTCCTGTCGCCCTACTACCGCATCCCCCGCAGCATTCCCCTCATCGACGGCATGCTGCTGCTCATTGCCTGGGGTACCGCCCGCCTTCTGGTCCGCCTCTTCCTCGAAGGAAACGTCCGCAGAAAAGGCAGGGAACAGAACAAGCGGGTCCTCGTCATCGGCGCCGGGGACGCCGGCACCATGATCGTCCGGGAAATGCTCCGCCACCCCGAATCCGGCCTCACCCCGGTGGGCTACCTCGACGACGATCCCGGAAAGTGGAACACTACCTTCGTGGGCTACCCTGTCTTCGGCCCGGTGAAACGACTCGCCGCGGTGGCCCGGGGCCAATCGGTGGACGAAATCCTCATCGCCATTCCCTCCGTCATGGGCGACACCATCCGGTCCATCCTCGAAACGGTACGAAAAACCGGCGTTCCTGCCCGGATCATCCCCGGAATATGGGAAGTCCTCTCGGGCAAGGTCTCCATCTCGCAAATCCGGGACGTGGAGGTGGAAGACCTCCTCAACCGCGACCCTGTCCGGCTGGACCTGGACGAGATCGCCGGGTACATCACCGGCCGCGTGGTCCTCGTCACCGGCGCGGGCGGATCCATCGGCAGCGAGATAGTCCGGCAGATCCTCCCCTTCGAACCCCGGCGCATCATCCTCCTGGGGCGGGGAGAAAACAGCCTCTTCCAGATCGAGCAGGAACTCCGGAGCATCCATCACTTCCGCACCCTCACCACCGTGGTGGCCGACGTGCGGAACCGGGAACGCCTGAGGCGCGTCTTCGAAACCCACTCTCCCCGGGTGATCTTCCACGCCGCGGCCCACAAGCACGTCCCCCTCATGGAAGAGAACCCCGAAGAAGCCATCCTCAACAACGTCTTCGGCACCCAAAACCTGGCGGAACTCGCCCTGGAGCACGCCGTGGAGGTCTTCGTCAACATCTCCACCGACAAGGCAGTGAACCCCACCTCCGTCATGGGCGCCTCCAAGCGGGTGGCCGAAATGATCGTCCGCTCGGCGGCGGAAAATGCCCTCCCGGGAAGGGCCTTCGTCTCCGTCCGTTTCGGAAACGTGCTGGGCAGCAGGGGCAGCGTCATCCCCACCTTCAAGGAGCAGATCCGCCGGGGCGGCCCCGTCACCGTCACCCACCCTGAGATGACCCGGTACTTCATGACCATTCCCGAGGCAGCCCAGCTCGTCCTCCAGGCGGGAGGAATGAAGCGGAACGGTTCCGTCTTCGTACTCGACATGGGCCAGCCGGTCAAGATCATCGACCTGGCATCGGACCTCATCCGCCTCTCAGGCTTCGAGCCCGGCACGGACATCGACATCGTCTTCTCGGGCATCCGCCCGGGCGAAAAACTCTTCGAAGAACTTCTCACCGCCGAGGAAGGCACGGAAGCCTCCCGGTTCAAGAAGATCTTCGTGGCACGGAACAACGGCCTCCCCGCCGAACTGCCCGAACTGCTGGAAGAACTCCGGCAGGCAGCGGAACAAGAAAACGGACGGGCAATCAGGGAAAAACTGGGGAAACTCATACCCCATTGCCAGGTCTGCAGTGAGGAGAACGGGAAATGA
- a CDS encoding sigma-70 family RNA polymerase sigma factor, whose product MEFPKYDMESELRRFRPLVTATARRYAGRGAEFDDLVQEGYLALLELIPRCGDPERLPLFLKNRLPARVRAAARKEWRQQCVPLEEVEGTPEEPSFFVEPFIPDRAVEECLDGEDRQLVVLLAGGFSQKEAAERFGITQQAVSARLRLVRKRLAPLIQ is encoded by the coding sequence ATGGAGTTTCCGAAATATGATATGGAGTCCGAGCTCCGGCGTTTCCGGCCCCTCGTGACGGCCACGGCCCGGAGATACGCAGGGAGGGGAGCGGAGTTCGACGACCTGGTGCAGGAAGGATACCTTGCCCTGCTGGAGCTGATCCCGAGGTGCGGGGATCCGGAACGGCTGCCCCTCTTTTTGAAGAACCGGCTCCCCGCGAGGGTGAGAGCTGCCGCCCGGAAGGAATGGCGGCAGCAGTGCGTTCCCCTGGAAGAGGTGGAAGGAACGCCTGAGGAGCCTTCGTTTTTCGTCGAGCCGTTCATCCCGGACCGGGCGGTTGAGGAGTGTCTCGACGGGGAGGACAGGCAACTTGTGGTCCTTCTGGCGGGAGGATTTTCCCAGAAAGAGGCTGCAGAGAGGTTCGGCATAACACAACAGGCGGTAAGCGCCCGGCTGCGGCTGGTACGGAAGCGCCTTGCACCGCTGATCCAATAG
- the gmd gene encoding GDP-mannose 4,6-dehydratase — translation MKTALITGITGQDGSYLAEFLLEKGYQVHGIKRRSSLFNTQRVDHIYQDPHVEHQNFILHYGDLTDSSNLTRIMQQVRPDEVYNLGAQSHVAVSFESPEYTADVDALGTLRLLEAIRLLDLKGKTRFYQASTSELFGLVQEIPQKETTPFYPRSPYAAAKLYAYWITVNYREAYGMYACNGILFNHESPRRGETFVTRKITRGLCNIAQGLEKCLFLGNLGALRDWGHARDYVRMQWMMLQQGKPEDFVIATGRQYSVRDFVAMSAAHLGITLRFQGKGTDEIAVVEKTEGDWAPSVSAGDVIVRVDPRYFRPAEVETLIGDPTKAKEKLGWTPEITINELCAEMIAEDLIQAKKTALLQRNGFHTPIARE, via the coding sequence ATGAAAACAGCACTCATTACAGGAATCACGGGCCAGGACGGATCCTATCTCGCGGAGTTTCTGCTCGAAAAAGGATACCAGGTCCACGGGATAAAAAGAAGGTCATCCCTCTTCAACACCCAAAGGGTTGACCATATCTACCAGGATCCGCACGTGGAGCACCAGAATTTTATCCTTCACTACGGTGACCTCACTGACTCCTCAAACCTGACACGCATAATGCAGCAGGTACGGCCTGACGAAGTATACAACCTGGGGGCACAGTCCCACGTGGCGGTCAGCTTCGAATCGCCGGAATACACCGCTGACGTGGACGCACTCGGCACCCTGAGGCTTCTCGAGGCCATACGCCTTCTGGACCTCAAGGGCAAGACACGCTTCTACCAGGCATCCACTTCCGAACTCTTCGGGCTTGTCCAGGAAATACCCCAGAAGGAAACGACTCCCTTTTACCCCCGCTCCCCCTACGCGGCCGCAAAACTCTACGCCTACTGGATCACCGTGAACTACAGAGAAGCGTACGGCATGTACGCCTGCAACGGCATCCTGTTCAACCACGAATCTCCCCGAAGGGGTGAGACATTTGTCACCAGGAAGATCACCCGTGGCCTCTGCAACATCGCCCAGGGGCTCGAAAAATGTCTGTTTCTCGGCAATCTGGGCGCCCTGAGGGACTGGGGGCATGCCAGGGACTACGTCCGGATGCAGTGGATGATGCTCCAGCAGGGAAAACCCGAGGACTTCGTCATCGCCACAGGCCGGCAGTACTCTGTCCGGGACTTTGTGGCCATGAGCGCAGCGCACCTAGGAATAACACTGCGCTTCCAGGGAAAGGGGACGGACGAAATCGCCGTTGTGGAGAAAACGGAAGGAGATTGGGCGCCCTCGGTATCTGCGGGCGACGTTATCGTCCGCGTCGACCCGAGGTACTTCAGGCCCGCAGAGGTCGAAACACTCATCGGCGACCCGACAAAAGCAAAAGAGAAGCTTGGATGGACTCCCGAAATCACCATCAATGAACTGTGCGCTGAAATGATTGCCGAAGACCTGATCCAGGCGAAAAAAACGGCATTGTTGCAGCGGAACGGCTTTCACACACCCATAGCGAGGGAATAG